GCAGACCGTGGACACACAGCCTTTACTACCGTCGTTTCTTTTGTCCTGATAGCTCTTTCCTACCTGGCCCTCTACCTAACACACGACTCGTTGATTTTGTTCATCGTATTGACAGCGACACTCGATGCCGGGATTCAAGGGGCGCATCTGTCGAATCAGAGCCTGATCTATAGACTCGCCCCCGGTGCTCAGGGTCGGATCACGATGGTGTACATGGTCTTCTATTTTGTAGGTGGAGTTATCGGGTCGAGTTTGGCCTCGGTGCTCTATGGGATCGGCGGCTGGCCAGACGTTACGATTGCAGGTACCCTCGCTGGGACTTTGGGGCTCGTAGTCTGGGGAATTCTGGGGCTTCGGGAACGACGTTGGGTAGCCGAGATAGCGCATGAAGATTCAAACACCGAGAAGGAGCGACAAAAGTGAGTGATTCTATGGGAGCTGCGAACCTGGCCTCAGTCGGTCGTCGGATCGAGGCGTTTGTCTTCGATGCGTTCGTCGTTTTCTTTGGAAGCTTGGTATTGCAGCTACTCCTTGGTGGCATGGGTGGGCTTGAGAACCCGATCTTTTCAGTTGTGCGCTTTGAGATGGGCACGGTTGTCTATATCGTCAATCTTGTCTTAATCGTTGCTTACTTTGTGCTCATGCGCACACGCTCGAGTGGGCAGACACTCGGTGCGAGGGCAGCTCATATCCGTGTAGTTGCGGTGGGAGGACATCAACTCGACCCCGGCACTGTACTGGTTCGACTCGTGGTCGCCTTTGTGTCTATGCTGGTAATATTCCTAGGCTATCTTCTGGCCCTCTTCGATCCCCAGCGACGGACGCTGCAGGATCGTGTTGCCCACACGCTTGTGGTTCGCGAGTCGGTCACCCTCAATACCCACGAGCAAAGTTGAAAATCGGGCGATAGAAAAGTAGCCTTATCTCTTCATGGTTGAGGCGGTAGGGTAGCGTGTTCCTATGAGTGCCGGGGGTCTTGGTGAAGATCGGCTGCTTGATTGAGATCGTTGTCGTGATTGAGATCGTTGTCGTGATTGAGATCGTTGTCGAGTGAGATGCTGATTTAGTTCCTTTCATCTCGACGGTGTGGGCCATAGCTCAACTGGTTTAATAAAACCTGACCGTAAAGAGTCTATCGGGCACGCTACTGCTACCTCTAAGCTAAGCACTTTTCAGCATAGTTGACTATAATGTCTACATGACAAGGTTAGTGCCTATTGGAGTAGCAGCACAGGAGCTTGGGGTCCACCCTATGACACTGCGAAGATGGGAAGCTGAAGGGCGTATTGATCCTCCTATGCGCACCCAAGGAGGCAGAAGGCGCTATGACCTCTCAAAGCTTCGCGCTATTGCACCTCATAAGGCTCCATCCACCAGGACCACCATCGCCTATGCCCGCGTGTCAACCAACGGTCAAAAAGACGACCTGGTTCGCCAGGTGGCTCTGTTAGAAAGCTATTGTGCTGCAAACGGGTGGACGTATGAAATTCTTACCGATGTTGGCTCTGGTCTCAATTATCAAAAGCGTGGATTGCGACAACTCATTAACCGCATCTGTTCAGGTGAGGTTGGTCGGCTAGTGCTCAGTCATAAGGAGAGGCTGCTTCGTTTAGGATCAGAGCTTGTTTTCTCCCTCTGTGAGCATTTCGGCGTTGAGGTA
This genomic interval from Ferrimicrobium acidiphilum DSM 19497 contains the following:
- a CDS encoding RDD family protein, which codes for MSDSMGAANLASVGRRIEAFVFDAFVVFFGSLVLQLLLGGMGGLENPIFSVVRFEMGTVVYIVNLVLIVAYFVLMRTRSSGQTLGARAAHIRVVAVGGHQLDPGTVLVRLVVAFVSMLVIFLGYLLALFDPQRRTLQDRVAHTLVVRESVTLNTHEQS
- a CDS encoding IS607 family transposase, which produces MTRLVPIGVAAQELGVHPMTLRRWEAEGRIDPPMRTQGGRRRYDLSKLRAIAPHKAPSTRTTIAYARVSTNGQKDDLVRQVALLESYCAANGWTYEILTDVGSGLNYQKRGLRQLINRICSGEVGRLVLSHKERLLRLGSELVFSLCEHFGVEVIIINASEDSTFEEDLANDVIEIVTVFSARLYGSRSDKNKQVMERLQEIAKEVSP